Proteins encoded by one window of Salirhabdus salicampi:
- a CDS encoding zinc metallopeptidase: MLMTVGAYLLYFAVLLILPLMASMRVRSTYNKYSKIANSSQMTGAQVARKILDDNGLYNVTVEEVRGHLTDHYDPRTKTVRLSSDNYHRHSQAAAAIAAHEVGHAIQDAEEYAFLRFRHALVPVASFGSNLSYILIFAGLIMGATEMFLFGIIFMAAAVLFQVVTLPVEFNASTRAMDHLVSSGVIRNYEERETKKVLSAAALTYVAGAVVALLELLRFILMFLHMNND, translated from the coding sequence ATGCTTATGACAGTGGGTGCTTATTTGTTATATTTTGCAGTACTTTTAATTTTACCATTAATGGCTAGCATGAGGGTACGCAGCACCTATAATAAGTATTCAAAGATTGCTAACTCTTCCCAAATGACTGGTGCTCAAGTTGCTCGTAAGATACTGGATGATAATGGGTTATATAATGTAACTGTAGAAGAGGTAAGGGGCCACCTGACGGACCACTATGACCCTCGTACAAAAACGGTTCGCCTCTCTTCTGATAACTATCATCGTCACTCCCAGGCCGCTGCAGCAATTGCTGCACACGAAGTGGGACATGCTATTCAAGATGCAGAAGAATATGCCTTTTTGCGTTTTCGTCATGCACTAGTACCAGTGGCAAGCTTTGGTTCCAACCTTTCTTATATTTTAATCTTTGCGGGACTTATTATGGGAGCAACCGAAATGTTTCTGTTTGGGATCATATTCATGGCAGCAGCTGTGTTGTTCCAAGTCGTGACGTTACCAGTTGAATTTAACGCGTCTACACGAGCTATGGACCATCTAGTCTCTTCGGGTGTCATTCGAAATTATGAGGAAAGAGAAACGAAAAAGGTGTTAAGTGCAGCAGCATTAACATATGTAGCAGGAGCAGTGGTTGCTTTACTTGAATTATTACGTTTTATACTAATGTTCCTTCATATGAATAATGATTAA